From the genome of Streptacidiphilus sp. PB12-B1b:
GCACCCGTGGCATCCGGCCCGCCGGTCGCGTCCGCCCCCGGCGGCCCGGCGGCCCGGCGGCCCGGCGGCCCCACCGGTCCCACCGGCCCCGCCCAGGTCAACCGGGCGGGGCCGGTGGGGTGTTGGCCCCGGCCGGAGCTCGGACGGGTGTGGACGAGCTGTGCCCACAGGTGGAACGACACCTACGATGTCCGCCCCTCCGGTTAGGCTGGCCGCATGACGAGTGCGGAGCGACCCGGACCCGACCACCCCCAGCCTGCCGCCCGAGCCGACGCCGAGCGCGCGCAGGCTTTCCTGCGCGTGCCCGCGTACCGGCGGATCTGGCGGACGCAGCTGCTGGGCGGAGTCGGCGACCGGCTCGGGCTGCTGGTGCTGCTGGTCCTGGTGTGGACGGCGGCGGGCAGCTCGGGCGCGTTCGGCGGCGGGGAGCGCGGGCTGCTGCTCGCCATCGCCGCGCTGTTCGCGGTCCGGCTGGCCGGCACCGCGCTGTTCGGCGTGGCGCTGCTGCGGCCGGTCGCCCGGCTCGCCCACCGGCTCGACCGCCGCTGGACCCTGCTCGGCCTGGACGCGCTGCGGGCCGCGCTGCTCGCGGTCGCCCCCTTCTGGCTCGGCTGGACCGGCTCCGCCTCGCTGATCTGGCTGCTTGTCAGCGTCCTTGTGCTGGCCGCCGCCGAGCGGGTCGGCACGGTCGTCCGCGAGTCCCTGGGCGTCCAACTCCTGCCCGGCGCCGAGCTCGGCCGCCCGGTCGCGGACCAGCGCCCGGCGCTGCGCCATATCGACCGCTGGACCGGTTACGCCACCGTGCCGTCGGCCGCCGCCGCGCTGGTGGTGCTGATGCTGGTGGAGAACGGACTGGCCACCGGCGTCGGCTGGCTGAACGTCCATCTGGGCGCGCTCCCCGCCTTCGGCGCGGCCGGGCTGTTCCTGGCCGCCGCCGTCCTGCTGTACCGGCAGCAGCTGCCGGCCGCCCCGGCTGTGGCCGCCGGCCCCCGCTCCCCGCTGGCCGACCTGCGCGCCCCCGCCGACACCGCGCTGGGGCTCGGCCCCCGGGGCCGCACCGGCACGTCCGTCGTCTTCAGCTTCGCCGCCACCGGCGCCGTCGCCGCCATGGCCGCGTTCGCCGCCGTGGCGCTGCCGCACGCGTACAGCCTCGGCGCCGGGCCGGTCGGCTTCGGCCTGCTGGTGCTGGCCGCCGTGGCCGGTCCGCTGCTCGGCCTGCGCGTCGCGCCCTCGGTGCTGCCGCTGCTGGGCCGCCGCCGACTGCTGCCGCTGGCCCTCGGCACCGCCGCCGTCGCGCTGATCCTCAGCGGCCTGGTGGTCGACTTCGTGCTGGCCCTGGTCCTGGCCACGGTGGCGGGCACCGCCGCCGGCGTCGCCGCCCGGACCGCCCGGACCCTGCTCGACCAGGAGACCGAGGAGGCCCGACAGCCCAAGGTCGCCGAACACCTGTACGCCATGCTGCGGGTCGCCGTCGGCGCCGCGCTGGTGCTCACCCCGCTGCTGGGCGCGGGCATCGGCCGGCAGCAGTACCAGGACGGCTCGGTCAGCTTCGACCACGGCGGCGCGGGCCTGGCCGTCGCCGTCGTCGGCCTGCTGCTGCTCGTCCTCGCCGTGGTCGTGTTCCTGCGCTCCGACGACCGCCGCCGGGTCGCGCCGTTCAGCCGCGACGTCTGGGACGCCCTGCGCGGCGGCGGCCGACCCGTCCCGCACCGCGCCGGAACCGGCTTCTTCATCGCCCTGGAGGGCGGCGACGGCGCGGGCAAGTCCACCCAGGCCCAGGCCCTCGCCGAGTGGATCCGCAGCAAGGGCCACGAGGTCGTGGTCACCCGCGAGCCCGGCGGCAGCGCCGTCGGCCAGCGGCTGCGCGCCATGCTGCTGGACGTCGGCAACACCGGCATCTCGGACCGTGCCGAGGCGCTGCTGTACGCGGCCGACCGCGCCGAGCACGTCGAGTCGGTGATCCGCCCGGCGCTGGAGCGCGGGGCCGTCGTCATCACCGACCGCTACATCGACTCGTCCGTCGCCTACCAGGGCGCCGGCCGCGACCTCTCCGGCGCCGAGGTCGGCCGGATCTCCCGCTGGGCCACCGACGGCCTGGTCCCCGATCTGACGGTGCTGCTGGACGTCGCCCCCGAGGCCGCCCGCGAGCGCTTCACCGAGGCCCTGGACCGGCTGGAGTCCGAGCCGGTCGAGTTCCACGCCCGCGTGCGCGCCGGGTTCCTCGCGCTGGCCGCCGCCGACCCCTTCCGCTACCTGGTCGTGGACGCCGGACAGCCGGTCGCCGAGGTCACCGCCGCCATCCGGCACCGGCTCGACCGCGAACTGCCGCTCTCC
Proteins encoded in this window:
- the tmk gene encoding dTMP kinase, with the translated sequence MTSAERPGPDHPQPAARADAERAQAFLRVPAYRRIWRTQLLGGVGDRLGLLVLLVLVWTAAGSSGAFGGGERGLLLAIAALFAVRLAGTALFGVALLRPVARLAHRLDRRWTLLGLDALRAALLAVAPFWLGWTGSASLIWLLVSVLVLAAAERVGTVVRESLGVQLLPGAELGRPVADQRPALRHIDRWTGYATVPSAAAALVVLMLVENGLATGVGWLNVHLGALPAFGAAGLFLAAAVLLYRQQLPAAPAVAAGPRSPLADLRAPADTALGLGPRGRTGTSVVFSFAATGAVAAMAAFAAVALPHAYSLGAGPVGFGLLVLAAVAGPLLGLRVAPSVLPLLGRRRLLPLALGTAAVALILSGLVVDFVLALVLATVAGTAAGVAARTARTLLDQETEEARQPKVAEHLYAMLRVAVGAALVLTPLLGAGIGRQQYQDGSVSFDHGGAGLAVAVVGLLLLVLAVVVFLRSDDRRRVAPFSRDVWDALRGGGRPVPHRAGTGFFIALEGGDGAGKSTQAQALAEWIRSKGHEVVVTREPGGSAVGQRLRAMLLDVGNTGISDRAEALLYAADRAEHVESVIRPALERGAVVITDRYIDSSVAYQGAGRDLSGAEVGRISRWATDGLVPDLTVLLDVAPEAARERFTEALDRLESEPVEFHARVRAGFLALAAADPFRYLVVDAGQPVAEVTAAIRHRLDRELPLSEQEKAARAEQERLAREAEAARLAAEAKAKAEAEQAEREKQALLERLRLEAEEQAKARQAEEDRRAAEAARQAAEEARLAAEAEADRRAAQERERREAEAAERRHRAEEQARLAELERQREARRLEERRRAEEALLRAEQARLAEAAAAEAAAQAAAASSADATDDATDEPSADAAHDATDDRSGGASDDSPDADLAETTVMPAVAPDAPTVETPVVRPGGALPPDAPTQVIPAVAPAEPSRRPVPPRPDHAPKTPPGASGPSSGSAPGASSGAASTQASGAASAQVSPNERTAVLPQLPKSWRIARPRSEESVQDKVPDWLFRPQEPQEETVETAAPPVDRTRELPKVTQEGAAPQAAGDPDATTLLPRARYDWAEETPLDNLPSLTDELLGSRDEWAQWHDNGEEGPEPEGRGRSRR